The following are from one region of the Paraglaciecola sp. L1A13 genome:
- a CDS encoding glycine cleavage system protein R — MKPMIFTLVGKDKRGLVDSLAQSVFKLGGNWLGSNLSYMAGHFAGFVEIQLPADKQDALIEQFSSHPDLSINLVEGANENPVQTHTVQIEIMGNDKPGIVQELTSILNRFSLNIVKFDSTCGSAPNWGGMLFKAKAIVALENGFDLDELRRALESIANDLMVDISTTA, encoded by the coding sequence ATGAAACCAATGATTTTTACGCTAGTCGGCAAAGATAAAAGAGGTCTAGTCGACTCACTCGCTCAATCTGTGTTCAAATTGGGTGGTAATTGGCTTGGTAGTAATCTGTCATATATGGCAGGTCACTTTGCTGGTTTTGTCGAAATTCAATTACCTGCAGATAAACAGGACGCTTTAATAGAGCAGTTTTCTTCGCATCCAGACCTGTCCATAAATTTAGTGGAAGGTGCCAATGAAAATCCTGTTCAAACTCATACAGTACAGATCGAAATCATGGGTAACGACAAACCTGGCATCGTACAAGAATTAACCAGTATATTAAATCGCTTCAGCTTAAATATTGTTAAGTTTGATTCTACTTGCGGTAGTGCTCCAAATTGGGGTGGCATGCTATTTAAAGCTAAAGCCATAGTCGCCTTAGAAAACGGATTCGACTTAGATGAGCTTCGCCGGGCACTTGAATCAATTGCTAACGATTTAATGGTCGATATCTCTACTACGGCCTGA
- a CDS encoding TIGR00153 family protein: MPTNTFLGVFAKSPLKPLENHIKVVNKCSLGLLPFFNTVFTGDWEKAALFQREISNLEKQADVLKRELRISLPRGIFMPIQRQDVLDLLTQQDKIANKAKDISGRVLGRKLNIPVEIRDSFMVYLERCLDATKQATRVINELDDLLETGFRGREVRLVEDMIVDLDKIEDDTDVMQVSLRRELLHLESQLNPVDVMFLYSIIEWVGELADISERVGSRLELMLAN, encoded by the coding sequence ATGCCAACAAACACATTTCTTGGGGTTTTTGCCAAATCACCTTTGAAACCACTCGAAAATCATATCAAAGTGGTGAATAAATGTAGCCTAGGTTTGCTACCTTTTTTTAATACTGTTTTCACAGGAGATTGGGAGAAAGCAGCCTTATTTCAACGAGAAATCTCTAATTTGGAAAAACAAGCAGATGTTCTTAAGCGCGAGCTTAGAATCAGCTTACCTCGTGGTATTTTTATGCCCATACAGCGTCAAGACGTACTTGATCTGTTAACCCAACAAGACAAAATTGCCAATAAAGCCAAAGATATCTCTGGCCGTGTATTGGGTCGCAAGTTGAATATTCCAGTAGAAATTCGCGATAGCTTCATGGTGTACCTAGAGCGTTGTTTAGATGCAACCAAACAGGCCACTCGTGTTATCAACGAATTAGACGATTTGTTGGAAACAGGCTTTCGCGGTCGTGAAGTTCGTTTAGTGGAAGATATGATCGTAGATTTGGACAAAATCGAAGATGATACTGACGTAATGCAAGTTTCATTGCGCCGAGAATTACTACATTTAGAGTCACAGCTTAATCCTGTGGACGTGATGTTTTTATACAGCATCATCGAATGGGTTGGGGAGTTGGCCGATATTTCAGAACGCGTCGGCTCGCGACTCGAACTCATGTTAGCCAATTAA